A single Caretta caretta isolate rCarCar2 chromosome 2, rCarCar1.hap1, whole genome shotgun sequence DNA region contains:
- the LOC125633065 gene encoding uncharacterized protein LOC125633065 — translation MVTAGWVSLGLENQRVCPAASVRSLRSTWAAESSLAHCPGPGPGPGLARRRKRGGAAGGSGEPSRAARRAPGRAGGMAAGSAAQALVSFEDVAVYFSPEEWAVLDEWQQELYREVMMENYELIASLGSAGPKPEMICKMERGEEPHAAAPQGERDRGILDAPSTAGWGRRVKEERSAEGCNEQWVAPTSLAGGAEGFVLEYPALWCEVKPRELAGDAPQQSPEWEGRDGAFLSGPLAMIHPASEGPLICCECGKSFDDEALLSAHQRLHPGAGPHECRACGKSFRHRRNLLTHKKRRGTSRHACTECGKGFCLKGDLLRHRAGHAGEGGHACSLCGESFRHRRNLLAHRKEHAGDTPHRCPECGQSFGDPASLAQHEAAHREERPFVCARCERSFSWKESLLIHQRSHPQERSHKCADCGRSFSRNGNLLMHQRVHTGERPYACPECDRAFCNKANLMAHRKLHRRFKPYACAHCGRSFSFKTKLLLHQRAHGDEQ, via the exons ATGGTGACAGCAGGCTGGGTTAGCCTGGGGCTGGAGAACCAGAGAGTCTGTCCAGCAGCCTCAGTCCGGAGTCTCCGCAGTACGTGGGCTGCCGAGAGCAGCCTGGCTCACTG ccccggccccggccccggccccggcctaGCCCGGCGGAGGAAGCGCGGCGGTGCCGCGGGAGGCTCCGGCGAGCCCAGCCGAGCGGCGCGCAGAGCCCCGGGCCGCGCAGGGGGCATGGCCGCTGGGAGCGCTGCTCAG GCCCTGGTGTCATTCGAGGACGTGGCGGTCTATTTCTCCCCAGAGGAGTGGGCGGTGTTagatgaatggcagcaggagctgTACCGGGAGGTGATGATGGAGAATTACGAGCTCATCGCCTCGCTGG GTTCTGCAGGCCCCAAACCGGAaatgatctgtaaaatggagcgAGGGGAAGAGCCACACGCTGCAGCTCCccagggggagagggacagaggaatCCTGGATGCCCCCAGCACAG ctggctggggcaggcgtGTCAAGGAGGAGCGGTCGGCGGAGGGCTGCAACGAGCAGTGGGTGGCGCCCACCTCGCTGGCCGGGGGAGCCGAGGGGTTTGTGCTGGAATATCCTGCCCTGTGGTGTGAGGTGAAGCCGAGGGAGCTGGCCGGAGACGCCCCCCAGCAGTCCCcggagtgggagggaagggacggcGCGTTCCTGAGCGGCCCGTTGGCCATGATCCACCCGGCGAGCGAGGGCCCCCTCATCTGCTgcgagtgcgggaagagctttgATGACGAGGCCTTGCTGAGCGCCCACCAGCGCCTGCACCCGGGCGCCGGGCCCCACGAGTGCCGGGCCTGCGGGAAGAGCTTCCGCCACCGCCGCAACCTGCTGACCCACAAGAAGCGGCGGGGCACGAGCCGGCACGCGTGCACCGAGTGCGGGAAGGGCTTCTGCCTCAAGGGCGACCTGCTGCGGCACCGGGCGGGGCACGCGGGCGAGGGCGGCCACGCCTGCAGCCTGTGCGGGGAGAGCTTCCGCCACCGGAGGAACCTGCTGGCCCACAGGAAGGAGCACGCCGGGGACACGCCCCACCGGTGCCCCGAGTGCGGGCAGAGCTTCGGCGACCCGGCCAGCCTGGCCCAGCACGAGGCGGCGCACCGCGAGGAGAGGCCCTTCGTGTGCGCCCGCTGCGAGCGCAGCTTCAGCTGGAAGGAGAGCCTGCTGATCCACCAGCGGAGCCACCCGCAGGAACGCTCCCACAAGTGTGCCGACTGCGGCCGCAGCTTCAGCCGCAATGGCAACCTCCTCATGCACCAGCGGgtgcacaccggggagcggccctacgCCTGCCCCGAGTGCGACCGCGCCTTCTGCAACAAGGCCAACCTCATGGCCCACCGGAAGCTGCACCGGCGGTTCAAGCCGTACGCCTGCGCCCACTGCGGGAGGAGCTTCAGCTTCAAGACCAAGCTGCTCCTCCATCAGAGGGCCCACGGGGACGAGCAGTAG